A stretch of DNA from Candidatus Neomarinimicrobiota bacterium:
AACCTCAATCCAGTCACCAGCTACCTTGGTGACGGCCAAAATCTCCATGGGTTCGAAGACATCCTTCGTTTCTGTTACCAAATCTGGTCGACGATAAATGGATTCTTTTATAACGGATACTGCAGGAAAGGCGTCCGTGGCCAATAGACTATTTGATGCCCAGCCCGTCGTGCCGTCAGATAGTTTTATATTGAGAAAGGTAATGTTTTTTAACGTGTCAGTTGATGAACCGCCCAACCAGATCACTTTTTCTCCAAGCGCCATATTTGATACCACATCTGAATTCAATGTAGGTTCTGATCTCAGGACACCTTCATCCCAGATACATACTGTAGGGATTGCTTTAGGTGGTTCGACTGACACTTCCTTTTTTTCGCACCCCATAATCAAAATGGCAAAAGCAGCTACCAACAGGATAAGATTTGTTTTCTTAAACACGACAACCTCCATAATTCTGTTTGAGTTTGAGAACAGGGCGCTTGAGGTAACAATTACTTTACAACCAATGTAATTCACCCGATACTTGAAATATTTTTAATCTCTTGCTGAT
This window harbors:
- a CDS encoding SH3 domain-containing protein, which produces MFKKTNLILLVAAFAILIMGCEKKEVSVEPPKAIPTVCIWDEGVLRSEPTLNSDVVSNMALGEKVIWLGGSSTDTLKNITFLNIKLSDGTTGWASNSLLATDAFPAVSVIKESIYRRPDLVTETKDVFEPMEILAVTKVAGDWIEVVGEKNQNAGWIHAKNVSKTDADVAVALLAKKALAEKKLATKIEKIEFILGNAAFSKSVFIKDLEQMHQELTTPEPEVVEETSGS